The genomic DNA ACCATATGCCGTTTCACACCAACGCATCATCTTCTCCATCATCAGCTTCGTTTCACCGTAAGCATTCGTCGGATTTGTCGTGGCCGTCTCAAGAATCGGCATCTGTTCCTGTTCCCCGTATGTGGCAGCTGTCGACGAGAAGACGATTTGCTTCACGTCATGTGCCATCATGGCTTCGAGCAATACTTGTGTGCCGTAAACGTTGTTGTCGAAGTAGGCGAGCGGATGCTCCATCGATTCACCGACTAACGAGAAGGCGGCGAAATGGACGACCTGATCGATTGTTTCCGTCTCAAACACCGTATCAAGGAAGGCACGATCCCGGATATCCCCTTCGTAAAAACGGGCTTCCGGATGAACGGCTTCCCGGTGACCGGATTTTAAATGATCGATGACGACAACTTCCTGTCCGGCATCCACCAGTTGATAAACTGCATGTGATCCGATATATCCTGCTCCACCTACTACGAGTACTGCCATTTAGATGACCTCCTGTTCGACTTCTCGTGCTCCATCACCAACCGTTGCCGTGTAGAACGATGCCGGATAACCGATTGCGGTCTCGTATGCTTGACCGACTGCCGTCATGAATGTATCGACCGTTTCGGCTTTAACGATGGCAATCGCACAACCACCAAAACCGGCACCCGTCATTCGGGCGCCAAGGACTCCCGGTTGCGCCCAAGCTGCTTCGACCAATGTATCCAGTTCTTTCCCCGTCACTTCGTAATCCACTCGCAAAGAATGATGTGAGGCATTCATCAGTTGACCGAATGCTTCGAGTCTCTCTTCTTTTAGCGCATCGAGCGCCTGCAACGTCCGCTCGTTTTCAGAAATCGCGTGACGCGCCCGGCGTTGTAATCGTTCGTCCTCAAAAGACACTGTTTCGAATTCATCCATCGACCATTGGCCGAGTGACGCATACGGTCGGTACTGTTGCAGATACGTCAGTGCCGCTTCACATTCCGAGCGGCGCTCGTTGTATTTCGAATCCGCCAGCTCACGGCGCTTATTTGTATTCATGATGATGATCGTATAACCGGACAAATCAAGTGGGGCATACGTATAGTCAAGCGTCTCACAATCAAGTAACAGACCGGATCCCGCTTTGCCCATCCCGATTGCAAATTGATCCATGATGCCGCTGTTGACACCGATGTACTGGTTTTCGACCTGCTGACCATATTTGACGAGTTCGATCCGATTAACATTCAGATTGTACAGTTTATCGAGCAAAACACCGATGACCAGTTCAAGCGAAGCGGACGAAGACAGTCCGGCACCATTCGGGATATCACCTTTGATCAAGATGTCGCATCCTGTATCAATCCGGTAACCGGCTTCCCGTAATATATGAATCATCCCTTTGGCATAGTTGGCCCAGCCATCGGCAGATCGATGCGTTAAGTCATCACCTGCGACTTCGATGATGCCGTCGGCTTCAAAGTTCAGCGAATAAAACCGGAACACCGCATCATCCCGCTTGCGGGCGACCGCATGAGTCCCGAGCGTCAAGGCACATGGAAAGACATGTCCACCGTTGTAGTCTGTATGTTCTCCGATCAAATTGATCCGCCCCGGCGCAAAAAAGCGGTGGGTCGACGGTTGACCGAATTGTTGTTCAAAAATATGTTCTAATGTCTGGTCTGTCATGCGATCGGCTCCTTTGACTCTGATGTAGGGATGCTGCGGTGAACCGGCTGAATGTGTAGACAACAAGCTTCATAATCTGTCGTATAGGTGATTGTCAATCCTTGTTGCATCAAGTACGCACCGCTGAGCTGACGCCCGTCGACCTGATACACACCTGTTTTCTCAAGTCCGTGCAGACGGAAGTGGTACTGGTTTGAGCCGTGCTGACGCATCGGTGCTACTGCCAGGACAACCGTTTGATCGTTTGACGTATATTGCATGAGGGAAGCAGCCACGTGGTCTGCCGACAATCGGTACTGACGTCCGAATTGAACGGTTTCCCGAATTGTTTTATACGTCGCAATCCACTCGGTTGCTTCCTTTAACTCTTCAGCTGTCCATTCGCTTAAGTTGCCGCCGATGCCAAGTGTTCCTTGCATCGATGAGACGAAGCGGGTCGCAAGCGGTAAGTTCCGGCCGTTCAGCCAGTTTGGACCATCCGTCACCCAACAACTCATCATTTTCGCATTATAGGCAAACGAAAAATCATGTTGGATCGTCAAACGGTCCAGTGGATCCGTGTTATCACTCGTCCAGACCTGTTCCGTCCGTTTGAGAATCCCAAGATCAATCCGTCCGCCGCCTCCGGCACAGGCTTCAAAATCCACTTTCGGGTGACGTGTCCGCAACTCGTCAAAGATCCGGTACAATGCATCGACATGACGCTTCCATAATTCTTGCTGCGCTGCTGGTGTAGCGTCTTTTAGACCCGGTTCTGAAAAAGCGCGGTTCATGTCCCATTTGATGTAATCAATCGCGTGTGTCTCAAGCAACTCATCCATCATCTCGAACACGAATTGTTCGACTTGCGGTAAACCAAGGTTCAGAACAAACTGATTGCGCGATGTCGTCCGGCGTGCACCGGGACTATGGTAAATCCAGTCCGGATGTGTCCGGTAAAGATTTGAATCGGGATTAACCATTTCCGGTTCCACCCACAAGCCAAACTGCATGTTTTGTTGTTTCACGTACTCGATCAACGGTGTTAAACCGTTTGGGAATTTTTCCGGATTCACGATCCAGTCACCGAGACCGGCCTGATCGGAGTTTCGTTCACCGAACCAGCCGTCATCAACGACGAACAGTTCGCAGCCGATTGCGGCCGCTTGATCGACGAGCGCCCGTTGTCCGTGTTCCGTCACGTCAAAATAGGTCGCTTCCCAGGAATTATAGAGGACGGGCCGGACCTTGTTCCGGTCTGATTCCGGCATGATGACGTCACGCTGGAAATCATGCGCCCGGGCACTCATCCCGGCAAAGCCGTCTGCCGCGTATCCGATATAAAAGTCCGGTGTCGTCATCTGTTGACCGGCTTCGAGTTTCCAACTGAAATCAAATTCATTCATCCCGCCCGATAGTTGAACAAATCCAAAGGCATCCTGTTCGAAGTGCATCGACCAGTTACCGGAATAGGCAAAATGTCCGTAAATGACTTCACCGGTTGATTCGGTCGCCCCTTGTTCAAGTGCAAACCAGGGATTCGCCTGATGACTCGTCACACCCCGGCGGCTGTCAATCGTCTTACGTCCCGACGTTAGTGGCGTCACCTGTTTTTGGAATTCACCGGTCCATGTCCCGGCGAAGTGGTGCACGTTCAAGTTCGGCCGTTGCAGAATTCCCATCGCAAAGGATTGGGCTGTCGTCAACCGGATTGATTGTGTTCCAGTATTCTCAATCACGAGGGACCGTCCGATCATATCGTACGCTTCGTACACGTCATATTTGATGCCGACCCGGAGTTCTTGTAACGAATCAAACAACCATAACGTCAATCCACTGTCGGATTGCTCGGCGCGTTCAAACACGAACTGACTGATTCGTTGTCCGTCCTCCCGTTCTGATTTCAAAGTCGGTTCTGTGTAGACCATCTCACCAAATGGAATGAAGTCGTAAACCGCGACACCATCCGGTGATTCAAATGAGCTATGCGCAAGAACCGGATTCGGTAATGCTTCATAGTCGGATGGATACGGCAGACGTGCTCCAAAATACGTATGCAACACCTTGCCGTGCTGTCCGATCGTCACGACATGCGCGACATGTTGTCCTTCGAGGACGAACCGCTGATTCGGCAGTTCAAGAATGGCCATGGTCGTTCTCCTCCTTACGTTGTCAGAATCAGCGTCTCGAGTGGGGCGAGTGTCACTGTTCCACTATATGTCTCGTTCGTATTCAACTCTTTATAGGAAGCATCGAGCACCACGTCCCGGCTTGCTTTTGTATCATGGTTCATGAAGAAGACGAAATCACGTGTTTCCCCGTGACGGCGGACGACCTCGACTTGATCCGGTGCTTCAAACATCTGAACGCCGGCATCAAGAAACGCTTGCCGGTAAATCGTATCGATCATCGCATCATCAATCGATGCACCAATGTACGTGATTGTTCCTTTATAGACATTCCGTGTCACGGCAGCGACTCCGTCATAAAACGTATCGCGGTAGACAGCAAGCGGTTCAGCGGTCGTCGGTGTAATCAAATCACACCAGAGCCGGGCCGGTGAACCTTGGCCTTCAAAGGCACCAATGCCTTCCACCCGGTTTTCCTGCACGGCTTGCAACGATTCGTACTCATCGATTTCGATTCCTGCATACGGTGCGAACTTGCCTGGTAACGTTAAAGGCAAGACATTGTTATGCGGGTCCTTGACGCCGGTCCGGTACGTGAAGATGACGTGTCCGCCCTGCTCCATGTAATCAATCAGTGATTGGTCAAATGTCGGGTTCGTTAAAAAATAGAGTGGAACGATGATCAGTTTGTATTGATCGAGCCGGTCACCCGGGAAGACGATATCCGTCGACGCTTGACGCCGGACGGCACCGCCGTAGAAACGGACGAACTCGGTCCGGAAATCAAACGCATCACTGTGCGGCTGATGGGTCCAGGCCCAGACGTTCTCCTGATCAAAATAGACGCCGACTTCCGCTTGATAGTTGCTTGCGTTGATTTCGTCACCAAACGTATTCAGTTCGGTCATGATTTGTTTGACTTCGTTGAATTTACGCTTCGGTTTTCCATCGTGATCGATGATCCCGTGGCAAAACTCTTCCGTTCCGAACAATGCTGCCCGGAAGCGGAAGTAGACGATGGCTTCCGCACCGCGTGCGACCGCCTGATACGTCCACAAACGGATATGACCGGGGCGCGGCAGGTAACCGATTTTACTCCAGCCCTGCGCTCCACTGAGTTGCTCCATCACCCAAAATCCTTTTCCTTGTTTCGAAGAGCGGCAGAGATCATGATCGCTCGCCATTTTCTCGAAACGGTTCGGTTCCGGCAAACCGCCCCAGACCGGATAGTTATCAAAAGCAACGTAATCGAGATCCTGTGCCATCTGTTGTTGATTGACGGCCATATCACTGTACACGAGGTTATGTGTAATGAACGCATCCGGATGAATGTGTTCCCGGAGTGCATCGACCTGCAGTTTGTTGTAATGGTTGTAACCGTCGGCACAGAAGCGATCGAAGTCGACGAGTAATGACGGGTTATGTTCCTGATAGACTTTCCGCGGCACCGGGATCTGCTCCCACGCCGTGTAGGTCTGACTCCAGAAGACGGTTCCCCATGTTTCATTTAACGCATCGAGCGTGCCGTAACGGTTTTTGAGCCAAATCTGGAAAGCAGCCCGGTCGACGTCGCTGTATGAACGATCTGATTTTTCATGGCCGTATTCGTTGTCAGTCTGCCAACCGATCACACGCGTATGTTTCCCGTACCGTTTCGCCATCTCAGTCGTGATGGCAACCGAAAACTGTTGATACGTCTCGCTGTGAACTGTATAGTGGCGACGGGCTCCAAAGCTGATGGTCACACCATGCTCGTCTGCCGGAAGAATCTCCGGATACTTGTGACACATCCACGCCGGTGGTGTTGCGGTCGGTGTCCCGAGGACGATGTCAAAACCGGCGACACTCAAGCGTTCGATAATATCGTCCCAAAACCGGAAATCGTAAACTCCTTCTTCCGGCTCCATCATCGTCCAGGCAAATTCCGCCAACCGAACGACGTTGACACCAAGTTCTTTCATCAATCGGAAGTCTTCCTCCCATAACGTACGTGGAGTTTGTTCCGGGTAATAATCGACGCCTAAATACATTGTGCTCCCCCTGACTCAAAACAAATTATTTTACTGCACCTGCCGTCATTCCTTTTTGGAAGAAACGTTGGAAGAAGATATAGAAGACCATTGTCGGTAAACTGATTAATACGAGTGACGCATAGATTTTCCCCGGATCACCGCCGAGCGCATCTTTGAAGAAGCTTGGTGCCATCGTGACCGTTTGATAAGCCGGATCCGTCATGAACGTCAAGACCATCAAATACTCATTCCACGAGTTGAGGAACGCATAGATTAACGCTGTTGCCAGTGCCGGTTTCGCAAGCGGCAACATGACTTTAAAGAAGACTTCAAGAATCGTCGCGCCGTCAATGTATGCGGCTTCCATTAATTCGTTTGGCAACTCGTCAAAATATCCTTTAATCAGCATCAGACCGAACGGCAGGAAGAACGCGACTTCCGCCCCGATCAAGCCCCAGTGGTTATTCAGACCGTCAAACGACCGTAATGTGAAGAACAACGGAACGATCATGGAAGCGACCGGTAACATCAGACCGGCAAGTACCATGTTGAACAACAGACGTTTTCCGGCGAATTCGAGTTTCGAGAACGCGAATGCGGCAAACGCAAGAATCGTGATCGAAATGATGATCATGAAGAAAGCGACGAAGAAACTGTTAAAGACGAATGTCGGGAAATTCGGGTTTTGCAGCGTTGCGATATAGTTTTCAAATCCGTTGACACGTAAGCTCTCCTTGAACATGACGAAGATCGGGAACAGCCAGACGATCGAAGCAAGCATCAGGACGAGGTTGATGACCCAACGGCTTTTTTTAGATTCTACATTCATGGGACGTTCCTCCTTAGTTATCCATTTTCTTTTGAACACGTAACTGGATGTACGTAATCAGTAAAGCGATTGTCAGCAAGATGATGGCAACAGCACTTGAAAAGCCGACTTCTTGTTGCAGCATTGATTTACGGAACAGGTACGTCGAGATGAATTCTGTTGAAGAACCGGGCCCGCCGGCTGTTGTGATCCAGACCAGGTCAAACGTCTTCAGACCACCGATTACACCGAGAATCGATAACGTGAACGTCGTTCCTTTTAAGTTCGGGAAGACGATGCTCCAAAGCGTCCGGAAGAATCCGGCACCATCGATTTTAGCGGCTTCAAAGATTTCTTTTTCAATCGTCAGCATCGCCATGTAGTACATGACCATCGATGAACCGGTCCACTGGAAGATGTTGATGGCAATGACCGAGTACAACGCGATATCCGGATCACCAAGCCAGTTTTGTTCTAAGCTGCCGAGACCAATCGCCCGGAGGAATTCGTTGATGTAACCGAATTGGAAGTCGTAAATTTGTGAGAATGCGGCACCAAGGACGACCGGACTCAGGACAACCGGGAAGAAGAAAACCGATTTCATGGCGGTCCGTAACGGTCCCTGTGTGTGCAGGAAATACGCGAGAACAAGACCGATAAAGGCTTGAATCGTAACGGTTAAGATCGTGAAGATGAACGTATTTTTAAGCGAGAGGTAGAAATCCGGATCCCGGAACATTTCCGCGTAGTTTTCAAACCCGACGAAGACTTTATCAAATGAAATGCCGTCCCATGAGAAGAAGGAGTTATAGGCGTTATAGAAAATCCCGTAATAGATAAACGCGACGACAAACAGGACGATGGGTCCGACGAACGCCCAACCGACCATGTTTTGTTTCATTTTTCCTTTTCTTTTCTTTTTCGGAACATTTGAACGGGGTGCCGGTTTCAGCGGCTCGGCTTTTGGTTTGATCGGCAATTCTTGTTGCTCTGTCTGCATAACGATTTCCCCACTTTCTTGATCTTTAAAAATCAGGAAGTGGCACGCAGAGCGCACCACTTCACTGTATCGTTCTTATTTTTTCGATTGATCGGCTGCATCCTGAACACGTTGGAGTGCTTCTTTCGGATTTTGACCCGTCGCGATGTTTTGAAGTTCCTTACCGAGGATATCGTTAAGTTTTGTATCACGGATACCACGGCTTGCTACAGCTTTAGAAAGTGTTTCGTTCAGCATTTTGTATGACTCTTTTTCCCCTTCAGATGTGAAGGCTGCATCTGAATCAATTTTGACATCCTTGATTCCAGGTGCCATTTCGAACTCACCCATGTAGACTTCCTGTCCTTCACCTTGGCTCATGAAGGCAACAAACTCAGCTGCACCTTCTTGTTGTTTTGATTCTTTATTGACGGCAAGCGCCATATCGATTGATGCGATGATTGGTTGTTCTGTTCCACCTGCAAGGTTTGGAAGCGGTGTGAAGCCAAGCTCATCTTTGATTTTCCATTTGTCTTTTTTCTCAGCTGTCGTCATCGAGTGAGCTTCCCATGAACCGATAACCCACATCGCTGCTTTTTTATCGAAGAACTGGTTCATCCCGTCATTGTATGTCGCAAGTCCGAGTGCTCCTTCTTGGAAGACTTTATCTTTGAAGAGATCCTGCCAAACTTGAGCTGTCTTGACCATCTCGTCGTCTGTCCATTTCGCTTCGCCGGACAAGACTTTTTGAATGTAACCCGGTGCGACCTGGTGGCTTAAAACGTTGTAGACATCGATATCGATCCACGCATCTTTTGCTCCAAGCATCAATGGAATGACTTTATCGCCCGACGCTTTGATCTTTTTGACAGCGTCGACTGTTTCTTTGTAGTTCTTCGGTGGTGTGACACCGTATTTATCAAGCATCGTTTTGTTGTACATCAAGTAGGCTTGACCCGTAAAGCCGATTGGGACCGCATATTGTTTACCGTCAATCGTCGTTTGATCGATGCCGAGCTCGACGAATTTGTCTTTCCATCCTTTGCCGGCTGCTTTATCCATGTAAGAATCGACTGGCACGACACGGTCTTTGTACTGCTGGATCATTGGTTCTTTCAGACCGATGATGTCTGGTCCCTTACCAGATAACATCGCGACTTGAAGTTGTTTTTCATAGTCTTCGCTGTAACGTTTGAACTCGACGACATATTTGTCTTGTGATTTGTTGAAGGCATCGACGACTTCCTTACCGGCTTCAGGCTGAGGTGCCCAACCCCACCAGGAAATGACGGTTTTTCCGTCTTTTGTTGTCGCCTGTTTTTCATCTTCGCCACCACAAGCGGCAAGTAATGCCGATAATGTCAGAACTGATGCAGCTGCGAGTACTTTGGTTTTTTTGAATTTCATGTGAGTGATCCCCTTTGTATGTGAGTGGTCAAGCGTACTTTCTAAGCTGTTGCCCTTCAAGCTGTGCGTGTTGACACCATTGTTCGATGACTTCCATGCCAATCGGCATCCGTTGGAGTTGAATCAAGACTCGTGCAATCAGTCGCAGACGGTAGTCTAACGTGTCCACTTCCGGTGTCACGAACAGATAAAATTCTCCACCGAGCGTCAAACAACCGGCTGTGCGCATGTGTTGCATCAACACCCGTAATTCAATGTATCCGTTCTCATTTTTTCGAAGATGAAGTTCTGAAGATCGAATCGTCAGTACCCCTTGTACGGACGACATTCGAAATTGAAAGACTCCATCTTGTCGTGGCCGAACGAGAACGCCGTCTTGATCTGCAGACCGCTTATCTCCCGGCTGTTGTTCCGTCATATCTCCTGTCAAACGGTTCACGTAAAAGCCACGGATTGCTCCGTAACGCCCGAAAGCTTCACGGTAGGAAACCCATAAATCCTCTGTTTCCATCTGCGCGACGCCCCCTTCTTTCTGTTTCAGCTTAACCGGTCCCTGCCGGTCTGCATCCACCTCCACTGGTTGATGAAAACTTAGTAAATTAAATTTATTATCTAACTTTAAGAAAACTATAGCACATGCTGTTTTGTTTTGTAAACGGTTTCAAAAAATATTTTTTCTTCGTTCTTTTCACAAAAAAAGCTTGCCGGATCCGGTGAAAACACCGTAACCCAGCAAGCTGCATTTTAAATGGTTTGAAAAATACTGTTTGTTGCGAGTGCCGCTGCACTGAGTGCCCCTTGTTTTTCACTCCAGGGAACCATCTTAACATCGGTTTCACGTGAAGCCGTCGTCAAGGCCGTGTGTTCGACCCGTTCTTTGATTTGATCGACGATGGAAGGAGCCAGTTCAAACATCGGTCCTCCAAGTAAAATCCGCTTCGGATTGATCAGATGAATCGTATTCAGGACACCGATTCCGATGTATTCACCCGCCCGGTGGTACGCGGCTTTCGCGTACGGATCCCCGTCCGTCAGACGTTTTCTCAGTTCCGCCAGTGTCTTGACTTGCGGGTCAATGGCTTCAAAATCACGCAACAACGCTTTTTCCCCAGCCAATGCTTCGAGACATCCCCGATTCCCGCAGGAGCAAATCGGGCCATCCAAATCAAGTCGCATATGCCCGACCTCACCTGTAATG from Exiguobacterium sibiricum 7-3 includes the following:
- a CDS encoding beta-galactosidase, translated to MYLGVDYYPEQTPRTLWEEDFRLMKELGVNVVRLAEFAWTMMEPEEGVYDFRFWDDIIERLSVAGFDIVLGTPTATPPAWMCHKYPEILPADEHGVTISFGARRHYTVHSETYQQFSVAITTEMAKRYGKHTRVIGWQTDNEYGHEKSDRSYSDVDRAAFQIWLKNRYGTLDALNETWGTVFWSQTYTAWEQIPVPRKVYQEHNPSLLVDFDRFCADGYNHYNKLQVDALREHIHPDAFITHNLVYSDMAVNQQQMAQDLDYVAFDNYPVWGGLPEPNRFEKMASDHDLCRSSKQGKGFWVMEQLSGAQGWSKIGYLPRPGHIRLWTYQAVARGAEAIVYFRFRAALFGTEEFCHGIIDHDGKPKRKFNEVKQIMTELNTFGDEINASNYQAEVGVYFDQENVWAWTHQPHSDAFDFRTEFVRFYGGAVRRQASTDIVFPGDRLDQYKLIIVPLYFLTNPTFDQSLIDYMEQGGHVIFTYRTGVKDPHNNVLPLTLPGKFAPYAGIEIDEYESLQAVQENRVEGIGAFEGQGSPARLWCDLITPTTAEPLAVYRDTFYDGVAAVTRNVYKGTITYIGASIDDAMIDTIYRQAFLDAGVQMFEAPDQVEVVRRHGETRDFVFFMNHDTKASRDVVLDASYKELNTNETYSGTVTLAPLETLILTT
- a CDS encoding galactokinase: MTDQTLEHIFEQQFGQPSTHRFFAPGRINLIGEHTDYNGGHVFPCALTLGTHAVARKRDDAVFRFYSLNFEADGIIEVAGDDLTHRSADGWANYAKGMIHILREAGYRIDTGCDILIKGDIPNGAGLSSSASLELVIGVLLDKLYNLNVNRIELVKYGQQVENQYIGVNSGIMDQFAIGMGKAGSGLLLDCETLDYTYAPLDLSGYTIIIMNTNKRRELADSKYNERRSECEAALTYLQQYRPYASLGQWSMDEFETVSFEDERLQRRARHAISENERTLQALDALKEERLEAFGQLMNASHHSLRVDYEVTGKELDTLVEAAWAQPGVLGARMTGAGFGGCAIAIVKAETVDTFMTAVGQAYETAIGYPASFYTATVGDGAREVEQEVI
- a CDS encoding ABC transporter substrate-binding protein, with product MKFKKTKVLAAASVLTLSALLAACGGEDEKQATTKDGKTVISWWGWAPQPEAGKEVVDAFNKSQDKYVVEFKRYSEDYEKQLQVAMLSGKGPDIIGLKEPMIQQYKDRVVPVDSYMDKAAGKGWKDKFVELGIDQTTIDGKQYAVPIGFTGQAYLMYNKTMLDKYGVTPPKNYKETVDAVKKIKASGDKVIPLMLGAKDAWIDIDVYNVLSHQVAPGYIQKVLSGEAKWTDDEMVKTAQVWQDLFKDKVFQEGALGLATYNDGMNQFFDKKAAMWVIGSWEAHSMTTAEKKDKWKIKDELGFTPLPNLAGGTEQPIIASIDMALAVNKESKQQEGAAEFVAFMSQGEGQEVYMGEFEMAPGIKDVKIDSDAAFTSEGEKESYKMLNETLSKAVASRGIRDTKLNDILGKELQNIATGQNPKEALQRVQDAADQSKK
- a CDS encoding carbohydrate ABC transporter permease, which translates into the protein MQTEQQELPIKPKAEPLKPAPRSNVPKKKRKGKMKQNMVGWAFVGPIVLFVVAFIYYGIFYNAYNSFFSWDGISFDKVFVGFENYAEMFRDPDFYLSLKNTFIFTILTVTIQAFIGLVLAYFLHTQGPLRTAMKSVFFFPVVLSPVVLGAAFSQIYDFQFGYINEFLRAIGLGSLEQNWLGDPDIALYSVIAINIFQWTGSSMVMYYMAMLTIEKEIFEAAKIDGAGFFRTLWSIVFPNLKGTTFTLSILGVIGGLKTFDLVWITTAGGPGSSTEFISTYLFRKSMLQQEVGFSSAVAIILLTIALLITYIQLRVQKKMDN
- a CDS encoding alpha-galactosidase, encoding MAILELPNQRFVLEGQHVAHVVTIGQHGKVLHTYFGARLPYPSDYEALPNPVLAHSSFESPDGVAVYDFIPFGEMVYTEPTLKSEREDGQRISQFVFERAEQSDSGLTLWLFDSLQELRVGIKYDVYEAYDMIGRSLVIENTGTQSIRLTTAQSFAMGILQRPNLNVHHFAGTWTGEFQKQVTPLTSGRKTIDSRRGVTSHQANPWFALEQGATESTGEVIYGHFAYSGNWSMHFEQDAFGFVQLSGGMNEFDFSWKLEAGQQMTTPDFYIGYAADGFAGMSARAHDFQRDVIMPESDRNKVRPVLYNSWEATYFDVTEHGQRALVDQAAAIGCELFVVDDGWFGERNSDQAGLGDWIVNPEKFPNGLTPLIEYVKQQNMQFGLWVEPEMVNPDSNLYRTHPDWIYHSPGARRTTSRNQFVLNLGLPQVEQFVFEMMDELLETHAIDYIKWDMNRAFSEPGLKDATPAAQQELWKRHVDALYRIFDELRTRHPKVDFEACAGGGGRIDLGILKRTEQVWTSDNTDPLDRLTIQHDFSFAYNAKMMSCWVTDGPNWLNGRNLPLATRFVSSMQGTLGIGGNLSEWTAEELKEATEWIATYKTIRETVQFGRQYRLSADHVAASLMQYTSNDQTVVLAVAPMRQHGSNQYHFRLHGLEKTGVYQVDGRQLSGAYLMQQGLTITYTTDYEACCLHIQPVHRSIPTSESKEPIA
- a CDS encoding carbohydrate ABC transporter permease; translated protein: MNVESKKSRWVINLVLMLASIVWLFPIFVMFKESLRVNGFENYIATLQNPNFPTFVFNSFFVAFFMIIISITILAFAAFAFSKLEFAGKRLLFNMVLAGLMLPVASMIVPLFFTLRSFDGLNNHWGLIGAEVAFFLPFGLMLIKGYFDELPNELMEAAYIDGATILEVFFKVMLPLAKPALATALIYAFLNSWNEYLMVLTFMTDPAYQTVTMAPSFFKDALGGDPGKIYASLVLISLPTMVFYIFFQRFFQKGMTAGAVK